One genomic window of Micromonospora sp. WMMD1128 includes the following:
- a CDS encoding class I SAM-dependent methyltransferase: protein MSVFDDPGHFGRLWAATYDSPGNPDPAPAVDFLAPLAEGGPVLELAVGTGRVALPLAARGLTVEGVEASPEMVARLRAKPGGEHMPVTIGDMADVPVPGPYRLVFLVFNTLFNLVDAERQAACFRNVARVLAPGGAFVIETFVPDPAGFDRDEQVQVRDVTEDSATIRMHRYDRTAQTFVRQTITFDAEGVHLHPFAMRYAWPEQIDEMAERAGLHLAERYADWDRTPFDADSRAHISVYRLR, encoded by the coding sequence ATGTCAGTCTTCGACGATCCCGGTCACTTCGGCCGACTCTGGGCGGCAACCTACGACAGTCCTGGCAATCCTGACCCCGCACCGGCGGTCGACTTCCTCGCGCCGCTGGCCGAGGGCGGTCCGGTGCTCGAACTGGCCGTCGGCACCGGCCGGGTGGCCCTGCCCCTGGCCGCCCGCGGGCTGACCGTGGAGGGCGTGGAGGCGTCCCCGGAAATGGTGGCGCGGCTGCGCGCCAAGCCGGGCGGCGAGCACATGCCGGTCACCATCGGCGACATGGCCGACGTGCCCGTCCCCGGGCCGTACCGTCTGGTCTTCCTGGTCTTCAACACGCTGTTCAACCTGGTCGACGCGGAGCGTCAGGCGGCGTGCTTCCGCAACGTCGCCCGGGTGCTGGCCCCGGGCGGGGCGTTCGTCATCGAGACCTTCGTGCCGGACCCCGCCGGCTTCGACCGGGACGAGCAGGTCCAGGTCCGCGACGTGACCGAGGACTCGGCGACCATCCGGATGCACAGGTACGACCGGACGGCGCAGACGTTCGTGCGACAGACGATCACGTTCGACGCCGAGGGCGTGCACCTGCACCCGTTCGCCATGCGCTACGCCTGGCCGGAGCAGATCGACGAGATGGCGGAACGGGCCGGCCTCCACCTCGCCGAGCGGTACGCCGACTGGGACCGGACGCCGTTCGACGCGGACAGCCGCGCGCACATCTCCGTCTACCGCCTCCGGTAG
- a CDS encoding (deoxy)nucleoside triphosphate pyrophosphohydrolase gives MRTERCSEGGQADRREPRVVVGAAIIVAGRVLACERSSPPEVAGRWEFPGGKVEPGETETDALARECAEELGVRVAVGARVGRDVRMAHGRSVLRIYAARLLHGDQPTALEHAELRWLSAAELDSVAWLPADVPIVPALRPLLAES, from the coding sequence GTGCGGACCGAACGGTGTAGCGAGGGCGGGCAGGCCGACCGGCGGGAGCCGAGAGTGGTCGTCGGAGCGGCGATCATCGTGGCGGGCCGGGTCCTCGCCTGCGAACGTTCTTCGCCGCCCGAGGTGGCGGGCCGGTGGGAGTTCCCCGGCGGCAAGGTCGAGCCGGGGGAGACCGAGACCGACGCGCTGGCCCGGGAGTGCGCCGAGGAGCTGGGCGTCCGGGTCGCGGTCGGCGCGCGGGTCGGTCGGGACGTGCGGATGGCGCACGGCCGGTCCGTCCTGCGGATCTACGCGGCCCGCCTGCTCCACGGCGACCAGCCGACCGCCCTGGAGCACGCCGAGCTGCGCTGGCTCTCCGCGGCCGAGCTGGACAGCGTCGCCTGGCTGCCGGCCGACGTGCCGATCGTGCCCGCGCTGCGCCCCCTGCTCGCCGAATCCTGA
- a CDS encoding TldD/PmbA family protein, whose translation MGFDAATAAVQAALDAGARYADARVMHRRYESMSARNGDVEELTQHESIGLGVRALVGSGWGFHAVPELSDAAARDAGRRAAVIAAASARVPGPPIDLVPVDAAVASWASECAVDPLGVPLSTKGDLLVGATATMREHGADLAEGLYQIWDTTKWFVSSEGHRIDQHIRECGGGISATSIGDGETQRRSYPSYRGQYGTTGWELVTSLDLAAHAARIAEESRELLTAPECPAGETDLILGGEQLALQIHESVGHAIELDRILGWEAAFAGTSWLDLTRLGSLRYGSELMNVTIDPTIPGALGSFGFDDEGSPAVRRDAVREGRWVGVLAGRDSAAVAGLDHGGSVRADGWARLPMVRMTNVGLEPGPHTLDEIIAATDDGVLMDINRSWSIDDKRLNFQFGCEVGWEVRNGRRGRMLRNPTYTGIGPVFWRSMDMLSSESVAWGTPNCGKGQPGQVGHTGHPAAPARFRGVRVGVRA comes from the coding sequence ATGGGATTCGATGCGGCGACCGCCGCCGTGCAGGCCGCCCTCGACGCGGGCGCCCGCTACGCCGACGCCCGGGTGATGCACCGCCGCTACGAGTCGATGTCGGCCCGCAACGGCGACGTCGAGGAGCTGACCCAGCACGAGAGCATCGGGCTGGGCGTGCGCGCCCTGGTCGGCTCCGGGTGGGGCTTCCACGCCGTACCCGAGCTGTCCGACGCCGCGGCCCGCGACGCCGGCCGGCGCGCCGCGGTGATCGCCGCCGCGAGCGCGCGGGTTCCCGGCCCGCCGATCGACCTGGTGCCTGTCGACGCGGCGGTGGCGAGCTGGGCCTCGGAGTGCGCGGTCGACCCGCTCGGGGTGCCGCTGTCGACAAAGGGCGACCTGCTTGTCGGCGCCACCGCCACGATGCGGGAGCACGGCGCCGACCTGGCCGAGGGGCTCTACCAGATCTGGGACACGACGAAGTGGTTCGTCTCCAGCGAGGGCCACCGGATCGACCAGCACATCCGGGAGTGCGGCGGCGGCATCTCGGCCACCTCGATCGGCGACGGCGAGACCCAACGCCGGTCCTACCCGAGCTACCGCGGGCAGTACGGCACCACCGGCTGGGAGCTGGTCACCTCGCTCGACCTGGCCGCGCACGCGGCCCGGATCGCGGAGGAGTCCCGGGAGCTGCTCACCGCGCCGGAGTGCCCGGCCGGCGAGACCGACCTGATCCTCGGCGGCGAGCAGCTCGCGTTGCAGATCCACGAGTCGGTCGGGCACGCCATCGAGCTGGACCGCATCCTCGGCTGGGAGGCGGCCTTCGCCGGCACCTCCTGGCTCGACCTGACCCGCCTCGGCTCGCTGCGCTACGGCTCGGAGCTGATGAACGTGACCATCGACCCGACCATCCCGGGCGCGCTCGGCAGCTTCGGCTTCGACGACGAGGGTTCCCCGGCGGTCCGCCGGGACGCGGTCCGCGAGGGCCGGTGGGTGGGCGTGCTCGCCGGCCGCGACTCGGCCGCCGTCGCCGGCCTGGATCACGGCGGCAGCGTACGCGCCGACGGCTGGGCCCGGCTGCCGATGGTGCGGATGACGAACGTGGGCCTCGAACCGGGCCCGCACACGCTCGACGAGATCATCGCGGCCACCGACGACGGGGTGCTGATGGACATCAACAGGTCCTGGTCGATCGACGACAAGCGGCTCAACTTCCAGTTCGGCTGCGAGGTCGGCTGGGAGGTGCGCAACGGCCGCCGGGGGCGGATGCTGCGCAACCCGACCTACACCGGCATCGGGCCGGTCTTCTGGCGCTCGATGGACATGCTCTCCTCGGAAAGCGTCGCCTGGGGCACGCCCAACTGCGGCAAGGGGCAGCCCGGCCAGGTCGGGCACACCGGTCACCCGGCCGCGCCGGCCCGGTTCCGCGGCGTCCGCGTGGGGGTGCGCGCGTGA
- a CDS encoding PH domain-containing protein: MSGPTYDRKEQFQQIQSGLLPGEQIIAVYDAVGTGTGFIGLTDRRVIIQDRSFVGKRYAITSIPYSKITSVSVVSNKSWGGSFFSTGSIAVHVGAHTYEVEFRGADKSHHVHNVILHHIS, encoded by the coding sequence ATGTCTGGCCCGACGTACGACCGCAAGGAACAGTTCCAGCAGATCCAGAGTGGGCTGCTGCCCGGTGAGCAGATCATCGCCGTCTACGACGCCGTCGGCACCGGCACCGGCTTCATCGGCCTGACCGACCGGCGGGTGATCATCCAGGACCGCTCCTTCGTCGGCAAGCGGTACGCCATCACGAGCATCCCGTACTCGAAGATCACCAGCGTGAGCGTGGTGAGCAACAAGTCCTGGGGTGGTTCGTTCTTCTCCACCGGGTCAATCGCCGTGCACGTCGGCGCGCACACCTACGAGGTGGAGTTCCGGGGCGCGGACAAGAGCCACCACGTACACAACGTCATCCTGCACCACATCTCCTGA
- a CDS encoding 4a-hydroxytetrahydrobiopterin dehydratase, which yields MRVLFSSRAKHDYLSDALDLLSGWTREGEQIRRTLVLDDTQHAALTERVAVVADALRLRPEISRRADHTQIRLGHDDGEPLTEGEVLLAARIEDAVRAVTEH from the coding sequence ATGCGCGTGCTGTTCAGCAGCCGGGCGAAGCACGACTACCTCAGCGACGCACTCGACCTGCTGTCCGGGTGGACGCGCGAGGGCGAGCAGATCCGCCGCACGCTGGTCCTCGACGACACCCAGCACGCCGCGCTCACCGAGCGGGTGGCCGTGGTGGCCGACGCCCTGCGCCTGCGCCCCGAGATCAGCCGCCGGGCCGACCACACCCAGATCCGGCTGGGGCACGACGACGGCGAGCCACTCACCGAGGGTGAGGTGCTGCTGGCGGCGCGCATCGAGGACGCGGTCCGGGCGGTCACCGAGCACTGA
- a CDS encoding GNAT family N-acetyltransferase, translating to MTVTVAAMDDAHADAVLEIYRLGIDEGDATFETEPPGWDRFTAGRLPGHRWVALDPSGRVLGWVACSAVSDRCVYAGVVEHSVYVHPEARGHGVGRMLLDALIASTEADGVWTIQSGVFPENTASLALHAACGFRVVGTRERIGRHHGLWRDVTLIERRSPRIR from the coding sequence ATGACGGTCACCGTTGCCGCGATGGACGACGCGCACGCCGACGCCGTGCTGGAGATCTACCGCCTCGGCATCGACGAGGGCGACGCCACGTTCGAGACCGAGCCGCCGGGCTGGGACCGGTTCACCGCCGGCCGGCTGCCCGGCCATCGGTGGGTGGCGCTCGACCCGTCCGGGCGGGTGCTCGGTTGGGTGGCCTGCTCGGCGGTCTCCGACAGGTGCGTCTACGCCGGGGTGGTCGAGCACTCCGTCTACGTGCACCCCGAGGCGCGGGGTCACGGCGTCGGCCGGATGCTGCTGGACGCGCTGATCGCCTCCACCGAGGCGGACGGCGTCTGGACCATCCAGTCCGGCGTGTTCCCGGAGAACACCGCGAGCCTGGCCCTGCACGCGGCCTGCGGGTTCCGGGTGGTCGGCACCCGGGAGCGGATCGGCCGTCACCACGGCCTCTGGCGGGACGTCACGCTCATCGAACGGCGGAGCCCCCGGATCCGCTGA
- a CDS encoding ABC transporter permease, which produces MSTAALRFHPLRDSATMLRRNLRRMLRYPSMTVMLVGMPVVFLLLFVYVLGGTLGAGLGSGGGRAEYANYVAPAIILMTVAATVQGTAISIAMDMTEGIIARFRTMHIARVSVLTGHVLGSMIQAAISLTVVIGVALLVGFRPTAGAAGWLGAVGLLAAVTFALVWLAVALGQVSESVETASNLPMPLILLPFLGSGFVPTDSMPAGLRWFAEYQPFTPIIESLRGLLMDEPIGHDGWIALGWCAVIALGGYLWSRRLFNR; this is translated from the coding sequence ATGAGCACCGCCGCCCTCAGATTCCACCCGCTGCGCGACTCGGCGACGATGCTGCGCCGCAACCTCCGGCGCATGCTGCGCTACCCGTCGATGACCGTGATGCTCGTCGGGATGCCCGTGGTCTTCCTGCTGCTCTTCGTCTACGTGCTCGGCGGCACGCTGGGGGCCGGGCTGGGCAGCGGCGGCGGGCGCGCCGAGTACGCCAACTACGTGGCGCCGGCGATCATCCTGATGACCGTGGCGGCCACGGTCCAGGGGACCGCGATCTCGATCGCCATGGACATGACCGAGGGCATCATCGCCCGGTTCCGCACCATGCACATCGCCCGGGTGTCGGTGCTGACCGGCCACGTCCTCGGCAGCATGATCCAGGCGGCGATCAGCCTGACCGTGGTGATCGGCGTGGCGTTGCTCGTCGGCTTCCGCCCCACCGCAGGTGCGGCCGGTTGGCTGGGCGCGGTCGGTCTCCTCGCGGCGGTGACGTTCGCGCTTGTCTGGTTGGCAGTCGCGCTCGGCCAGGTGAGCGAGAGCGTCGAGACGGCGAGCAACCTGCCGATGCCGCTGATCCTGCTGCCGTTCCTCGGCAGCGGGTTCGTGCCCACCGACTCGATGCCGGCCGGCCTGCGCTGGTTCGCCGAGTACCAGCCGTTCACCCCGATCATCGAGAGCCTGCGCGGGCTGCTCATGGACGAGCCGATCGGGCACGACGGCTGGATCGCGCTCGGCTGGTGCGCCGTCATCGCGCTCGGCGGCTACCTCTGGTCGAGGCGGCTGTTCAACCGCTAG
- a CDS encoding succinate dehydrogenase/fumarate reductase iron-sulfur subunit, giving the protein MGSKRQFRIWRGDETGGDLKDYTVEVNEGEVVLDVIHRLQATEAPDLACRWNCKAGKCGSCSMEINGKPRLGCMTRMSTFEEAETVTVTPLRTFPVIRDLVTDVSFNYEKARETPAFAPPADVAPGDYRMQQVDVERSQEFRKCIECFLCQNVCHVIRDHDENKQAFSGPRFFIRASELDMHPLDARTDRKEYAQSEMGLGFCNITKCCTEVCPEHIKITDNGIIPMKERVVDRRYDPLVWLGNKIFRRGQVPQTSATSGHSSGAVTAGAAHGGVHSHAGGSHDSDAERQAQQGVNWQREVPHPTAPAVDASGRLPLTELTFDRAAAPSPFGDDVEFPLPAEHLNFAHPQQDEPKH; this is encoded by the coding sequence ATGGGAAGTAAGCGCCAGTTCCGCATCTGGCGGGGCGACGAGACCGGCGGCGACCTGAAGGACTACACGGTCGAGGTGAACGAGGGCGAGGTCGTCCTCGACGTGATCCACCGGCTCCAGGCCACCGAGGCGCCCGACCTGGCGTGCCGGTGGAACTGCAAGGCCGGCAAGTGCGGCTCCTGCTCGATGGAGATCAACGGCAAGCCGCGGCTGGGCTGCATGACGCGGATGTCGACGTTCGAGGAGGCGGAGACCGTCACGGTCACCCCGCTGCGCACCTTCCCGGTGATCCGGGACCTGGTCACCGACGTCTCGTTCAACTACGAGAAGGCCCGGGAGACGCCGGCGTTCGCGCCCCCGGCGGACGTGGCGCCCGGTGACTACCGGATGCAGCAGGTCGACGTCGAGCGCTCGCAGGAGTTCCGCAAGTGCATCGAGTGCTTCCTCTGCCAGAACGTCTGCCACGTGATCCGTGACCACGACGAGAACAAGCAGGCGTTCTCCGGTCCCCGGTTCTTCATCCGGGCCTCGGAGCTGGACATGCACCCGCTCGACGCGCGCACCGACCGCAAGGAGTACGCGCAGTCCGAGATGGGCCTCGGCTTCTGCAACATCACCAAGTGCTGCACCGAGGTCTGCCCCGAGCACATCAAGATCACCGACAACGGGATCATCCCCATGAAGGAACGGGTCGTCGACCGCAGGTACGATCCCCTCGTATGGCTCGGTAACAAGATCTTCCGGAGGGGTCAGGTGCCTCAGACCAGCGCGACCAGCGGGCATTCGAGCGGCGCGGTGACCGCCGGCGCGGCCCACGGCGGGGTGCACTCGCACGCCGGCGGCTCCCACGACAGCGATGCCGAGCGCCAGGCGCAGCAGGGCGTCAACTGGCAGCGCGAGGTGCCGCACCCGACGGCCCCGGCGGTCGACGCCAGCGGCCGGCTGCCGCTGACCGAGCTGACCTTCGACCGGGCCGCCGCGCCGTCGCCGTTCGGCGACGACGTGGAGTTCCCGCTGCCGGCGGAGCACCTCAACTTCGCCCACCCGCAGCAGGACGAGCCGAAGCACTGA
- a CDS encoding Uma2 family endonuclease, producing the protein MTAAVFDHDGPWTEEEYLSLGETQQRVELFDGSLHVTPAPTPRHQRIQRDLGNLLETAARRVGLELLETVNVRLRPGRIPIPDLVVTEPIDFDEPMIEARDVQLVCEVISPGNAATDKVLKMHYYAAAEIEWYLLVEQENGTLHLYRRQGRHYREVSVTKPGDVLELSEPVRATIRPEDLVP; encoded by the coding sequence ATGACGGCGGCGGTGTTCGACCACGACGGCCCGTGGACCGAAGAGGAATACCTCTCTCTCGGGGAGACGCAGCAACGCGTCGAACTCTTCGACGGGAGCCTTCACGTGACGCCGGCACCAACCCCGCGACACCAGCGGATCCAACGCGACCTCGGCAACCTGCTGGAGACGGCGGCGCGCCGCGTGGGCCTGGAACTGTTGGAGACCGTGAACGTCCGGCTCCGGCCGGGCCGGATCCCCATTCCCGATCTGGTCGTCACCGAGCCGATCGACTTCGACGAGCCGATGATCGAGGCGCGGGACGTGCAGCTCGTCTGCGAGGTCATCTCACCCGGCAACGCGGCCACCGACAAGGTGCTCAAGATGCACTACTACGCCGCTGCCGAGATCGAGTGGTACCTGCTCGTCGAGCAGGAGAACGGCACGCTGCACCTCTACCGACGGCAGGGGCGGCACTACCGGGAGGTGTCGGTGACCAAGCCCGGCGACGTGCTGGAACTGTCCGAACCCGTCCGGGCCACGATCCGGCCGGAGGATCTCGTCCCCTGA
- a CDS encoding fumarate reductase/succinate dehydrogenase flavoprotein subunit, whose amino-acid sequence MTETRIERHHYDVVVIGAGGAGLRAAIEARLAGKKTAIISKSLFGKAHTVMAEGGAAAAMGNVNSRDNWQVHFRDTMRGGKFLNNFRMAELHAKESPQRIWELETYGALFDRTKDGKISQRNFGGHEYPRLAHVGDRTGLELIRTLQQKIVSLQQEDKREFGSYDARIRVFSETTITELLLDGDRVAGAFGYYRESGEFVLFEAPAVVLATGGVGRSYKVTSNSWEYTGDGHALALRSGATLINMEFLQFHPTGMVWPPSVKGILVTESVRGDGGVLKNSDGKRFMFDYVPDVFRKQYAETEEEADRWYTDPDNNRRPPELLPRDEVARAINTEVKEGRGTPAGGVYLDIASRKSAEEIRRRLPSMYHQFKELADVDITKEPMEVGPTCHYVMGGVEVDPDTGAAAGTVRGLFAAGEVSGGMHGSNRLGGNSLSDLLVFGKRAGGHAATYADGLSARPAVSVAAVEAAVETALAPLQRDTGESPYQLQQDLQVVMGDLVGIIRREGELADALGRLAELRERVAKVSAVGGRRYNPGWHLALDLRNMLVVSECTAKAALERQESRGGHTREDYPAMDPTWRRVNLVCSLDGDAVRLTHKPLPTMRPELIGLFDRAELSKYLTDEELAEFDALTEEANN is encoded by the coding sequence ATGACTGAGACGCGAATCGAACGACACCACTACGACGTCGTCGTGATCGGGGCCGGCGGCGCCGGCCTGCGCGCGGCGATCGAGGCCCGGCTGGCCGGTAAGAAGACCGCGATCATCTCGAAGTCGCTGTTCGGCAAGGCCCACACGGTGATGGCCGAGGGCGGCGCCGCGGCGGCGATGGGCAACGTGAACTCGCGGGACAACTGGCAGGTGCACTTCCGGGACACCATGCGGGGCGGCAAGTTCCTCAACAACTTCCGGATGGCCGAACTGCACGCCAAGGAGTCGCCGCAGCGGATCTGGGAGCTGGAGACGTACGGCGCGCTGTTCGACCGGACGAAGGACGGCAAGATCTCGCAGCGCAACTTCGGCGGCCACGAATATCCGCGCCTGGCGCACGTGGGCGACCGGACCGGCCTGGAGCTGATCCGCACGCTCCAGCAGAAGATCGTTTCTCTCCAGCAGGAGGACAAGCGCGAGTTCGGCAGCTACGACGCCCGGATCCGGGTCTTCTCCGAGACCACGATCACCGAGCTGCTGCTCGACGGCGACCGCGTCGCCGGGGCGTTCGGCTACTACCGGGAGTCCGGCGAGTTCGTCCTGTTCGAGGCGCCGGCCGTGGTGCTGGCCACCGGCGGCGTCGGCCGGTCCTACAAGGTCACCTCGAACTCCTGGGAATACACCGGTGACGGTCACGCGCTGGCGCTGCGTTCCGGGGCCACGCTGATCAACATGGAGTTCCTCCAGTTCCACCCGACCGGCATGGTCTGGCCGCCCTCGGTGAAGGGCATCCTGGTCACCGAGTCGGTGCGCGGCGACGGCGGCGTGCTGAAGAACTCCGACGGCAAGCGGTTCATGTTCGACTACGTCCCGGACGTCTTCCGCAAGCAGTACGCGGAGACGGAGGAGGAGGCGGACCGCTGGTACACCGACCCGGACAACAACAGGCGTCCGCCGGAGCTGCTGCCCCGCGACGAGGTCGCCCGGGCGATCAACACCGAGGTCAAGGAGGGCCGGGGTACGCCGGCCGGCGGCGTCTACCTCGACATCGCCTCCCGCAAGTCGGCGGAGGAGATCCGCCGCCGGCTGCCGTCGATGTACCACCAGTTCAAGGAGCTGGCCGACGTCGACATCACCAAGGAGCCGATGGAGGTCGGGCCGACCTGCCACTACGTGATGGGCGGTGTCGAGGTGGACCCCGACACCGGCGCGGCGGCGGGCACCGTACGCGGGCTCTTCGCCGCCGGTGAGGTCTCCGGTGGCATGCACGGCTCCAACCGGCTCGGCGGCAACTCCCTGTCCGACCTGCTGGTCTTCGGCAAGCGGGCGGGCGGGCACGCCGCGACGTACGCCGACGGGCTCAGCGCACGCCCGGCGGTGTCGGTGGCGGCGGTGGAGGCCGCGGTGGAGACGGCGCTGGCGCCGTTGCAGCGCGACACCGGCGAGAGCCCCTACCAGCTCCAGCAGGATCTCCAGGTGGTGATGGGGGACCTGGTCGGCATCATCCGGCGGGAGGGCGAACTGGCCGACGCGCTGGGCCGGCTGGCCGAGCTGCGGGAACGGGTGGCGAAGGTGAGCGCGGTCGGCGGCCGGCGCTACAACCCGGGCTGGCACCTGGCGCTCGACCTGCGCAACATGCTCGTGGTGTCCGAGTGCACCGCGAAGGCGGCGTTGGAGCGGCAGGAGTCGCGCGGCGGCCACACCCGGGAGGACTACCCGGCGATGGACCCGACGTGGCGGCGGGTCAACCTGGTCTGCTCGCTCGACGGTGACGCCGTCCGGCTGACCCACAAACCGCTGCCGACGATGCGGCCGGAGTTGATCGGGCTCTTCGACCGGGCCGAGCTGTCCAAGTATCTGACCGACGAGGAACTCGCCGAGTTCGACGCCCTCACCGAGGAGGCGAACAACTGA
- a CDS encoding metallopeptidase TldD-related protein — MSDLAARVVELVGRAAGPAAEVEVLVTRSELALTRFANSFIHQNVAENGTAVHLRLHVDGRTATGGGSRVDPDGLAALVERTRAAARLAPLDPAWPGLTAPTPTPSGPAVDLATAFASPDDRATRVRAFVDAVEGLEAAGYCRTAYLSGAFVNSAGHSAVGQAAEATMDGIARTGGADGVARHCADRLDDLDGAALGARAAAKARAAADPVELPAGRYEVVLEPAAVADLLHNLAWYGFNGKRHTEGQSFAEPGTAQFDPAVTLVDDPLHASMLPFDLEGTPRRALPLVEAGTTGAVAHDRRSGAEAGAGSTGHGMPGGSTFGPIARNVRLLPAGSPAGGVVAGPVSAGVTGAVGDPDTAALVAGVRRGLLVSDFWYTRVLDPKQLVITGLTRNGVWLIEDGVPTRAVRDFRFTESYPRALGPGRVLGLGRCAVRQPDRVEGFWSEAPALRLASWNFTGGASG; from the coding sequence GTGAGCGATCTCGCGGCCCGGGTGGTGGAGCTGGTCGGGCGCGCGGCCGGACCGGCCGCCGAGGTCGAGGTGCTCGTCACCCGCTCCGAGCTGGCCCTGACCCGGTTCGCCAACTCGTTCATCCACCAGAACGTGGCCGAGAACGGCACCGCCGTGCACCTGCGGCTGCACGTGGACGGCCGGACCGCCACGGGCGGCGGCAGTCGGGTCGACCCGGACGGGCTGGCCGCGCTCGTCGAGCGGACCCGGGCGGCGGCCCGGCTCGCCCCGCTCGACCCGGCCTGGCCGGGGCTCACCGCGCCGACCCCGACGCCGTCCGGCCCGGCCGTCGACCTGGCCACCGCGTTCGCGTCCCCCGACGACCGGGCCACCCGGGTACGCGCGTTCGTGGACGCGGTCGAGGGGTTGGAGGCGGCCGGCTACTGCCGCACGGCGTACTTGTCCGGGGCGTTCGTCAACTCCGCCGGGCACTCGGCGGTGGGGCAGGCGGCCGAGGCGACCATGGACGGCATCGCCCGCACCGGCGGCGCGGACGGGGTGGCCCGGCACTGCGCCGACCGCCTCGACGACCTGGACGGCGCCGCGCTCGGCGCCCGCGCGGCGGCCAAGGCGCGGGCCGCGGCCGACCCGGTCGAGTTGCCGGCGGGGCGGTACGAGGTGGTGTTGGAGCCGGCGGCCGTGGCGGACCTGCTGCACAACCTCGCCTGGTACGGCTTCAACGGCAAGCGGCACACCGAGGGGCAGTCCTTCGCCGAGCCGGGCACGGCCCAGTTCGATCCGGCGGTGACGCTTGTGGACGACCCGTTGCACGCCTCGATGCTGCCGTTCGACCTGGAGGGCACGCCCCGGCGGGCGTTGCCCCTGGTGGAGGCGGGCACCACCGGGGCGGTGGCGCACGACCGGCGCAGCGGGGCCGAGGCGGGCGCCGGGTCCACCGGGCACGGCATGCCCGGCGGGTCGACGTTCGGCCCGATCGCGCGCAACGTCCGCCTGCTGCCGGCGGGGAGTCCGGCCGGCGGGGTGGTGGCCGGGCCGGTGAGCGCCGGGGTGACCGGTGCGGTGGGTGACCCGGACACGGCGGCCCTGGTCGCCGGCGTGCGGCGCGGGTTGCTGGTGAGCGACTTCTGGTACACGCGGGTGCTGGATCCGAAGCAGTTGGTGATCACCGGGCTGACCCGCAACGGTGTGTGGCTGATCGAGGACGGCGTGCCGACCAGGGCGGTGCGCGACTTCCGGTTCACCGAGTCCTATCCGCGCGCGCTGGGGCCGGGTCGGGTGCTCGGCCTCGGCCGGTGTGCGGTCCGCCAGCCGGACCGCGTCGAAGGGTTCTGGTCGGAGGCGCCGGCGCTGCGGTTGGCCTCGTGGAACTTCACCGGCGGCGCGTCCGGCTGA
- a CDS encoding ElyC/SanA/YdcF family protein produces MRGLIARWRAWRATHRRAVRLIRRLVLVAAAGVVLLAAATAASVAWIRADARGHVFTAADVPEAPVALVLGAKVEPDGTPSPFLAARLDIARQLYTAGKVKAILVSGDHMNWDYDEPDAMRRWLVERGVPAEKVVLDHAGFDTYDSCVRARRVFGVRRATVVTQSFHLPRAVALCRHVGVEADGVGDDTVRRYAGQWRISATREYGASVKATVDVLSGRDPVHLGRRETGVDDALRAR; encoded by the coding sequence ATGCGGGGGCTGATCGCACGTTGGCGCGCCTGGCGCGCCACCCACCGGCGGGCCGTACGCCTGATCCGCCGGCTCGTCCTGGTCGCCGCGGCCGGCGTGGTGCTGCTGGCCGCGGCAACCGCGGCGAGCGTCGCCTGGATCCGCGCCGACGCCCGCGGACACGTGTTCACCGCCGCCGACGTGCCGGAAGCGCCGGTGGCCCTGGTGCTCGGCGCCAAGGTGGAGCCCGACGGCACCCCGTCGCCGTTCCTGGCCGCCCGGCTGGACATCGCCCGCCAGCTCTACACCGCCGGCAAGGTCAAGGCGATCCTGGTCTCCGGCGATCACATGAACTGGGACTACGACGAGCCGGACGCGATGCGCCGCTGGCTCGTCGAGCGGGGCGTGCCGGCCGAGAAGGTGGTGCTCGACCACGCCGGCTTCGACACCTACGACTCGTGCGTCCGGGCCCGGCGGGTCTTCGGCGTGCGGCGGGCCACCGTGGTCACCCAGTCGTTCCACCTGCCCCGCGCGGTGGCGCTCTGCCGGCACGTCGGCGTCGAGGCCGACGGCGTCGGGGACGACACCGTCCGCCGCTACGCCGGGCAGTGGCGGATCAGCGCCACCCGGGAGTACGGCGCCAGCGTGAAGGCCACGGTGGACGTGCTGTCCGGGCGGGATCCGGTCCACCTGGGCCGCCGGGAGACCGGGGTGGACGACGCGCTGCGGGCGCGGTAA